In Meleagris gallopavo isolate NT-WF06-2002-E0010 breed Aviagen turkey brand Nicholas breeding stock chromosome 2, Turkey_5.1, whole genome shotgun sequence, the following are encoded in one genomic region:
- the TCTE3 gene encoding tctex1 domain-containing protein 3 isoform X1 has translation MEDSSNVSKLSATSHRLGRRRTSVWDRNTMKGKMKLSNHEGLAPMKEECFSGSSKTTAKIKYLNTYRLEPYNKFQDRLVRDKAQAILMDKLQQAKYDADSSPSLCASLSEEILKATKKMGFDRYKYVVTVLIVEKAGQAINVASRWVWDVQRDTWISAKYETETFIALALIMACYYE, from the exons ATGGAGGATTCCTCCAACGTGTCGAAGTTGTCCGCCACCTCCCACAGGCTAGGAAGGCGGCGAACGAGCGTGTGGGATAGAAACACC ATGAAAGGAAAGATGAAGCTATCAAATCATGAAGGCTTAGCTCCTATGAAAGAAGAGTGTTTCAGTGGTTCAtcaaaaacaactgcaaaaataaaatatcttaataCGTACAGACTAGAACCATATAATAAATTTCAGGATCGGTTAGTAAGAGACAAAGCTCAAGCAATATTAATG GATAAACTTCAACAAGCCAAATATGATGCAGATTCTAGTCCATCCTTGTGTGCTTCACtctcagaagaaatattaaagGCTACAAAGAAAATGGGCTTTGACCGTTATAAGTACGTGGTGACAGTGCTAATTGTGGAAAAGGCAGGTCAAGCAATAAAT gTCGCCAGTAGATGGGTTTGGGATGTTCAAAGAGACACCTGGATTTCAGCTAAATATGAAACTGAAACATTTATTGCACTGGCTTTGATAATGGCTTGTTACTACGAGTGA
- the TCTE3 gene encoding tctex1 domain-containing protein 3 isoform X2: MKGKMKLSNHEGLAPMKEECFSGSSKTTAKIKYLNTYRLEPYNKFQDRLVRDKAQAILMDKLQQAKYDADSSPSLCASLSEEILKATKKMGFDRYKYVVTVLIVEKAGQAINVASRWVWDVQRDTWISAKYETETFIALALIMACYYE; this comes from the exons ATGAAAGGAAAGATGAAGCTATCAAATCATGAAGGCTTAGCTCCTATGAAAGAAGAGTGTTTCAGTGGTTCAtcaaaaacaactgcaaaaataaaatatcttaataCGTACAGACTAGAACCATATAATAAATTTCAGGATCGGTTAGTAAGAGACAAAGCTCAAGCAATATTAATG GATAAACTTCAACAAGCCAAATATGATGCAGATTCTAGTCCATCCTTGTGTGCTTCACtctcagaagaaatattaaagGCTACAAAGAAAATGGGCTTTGACCGTTATAAGTACGTGGTGACAGTGCTAATTGTGGAAAAGGCAGGTCAAGCAATAAAT gTCGCCAGTAGATGGGTTTGGGATGTTCAAAGAGACACCTGGATTTCAGCTAAATATGAAACTGAAACATTTATTGCACTGGCTTTGATAATGGCTTGTTACTACGAGTGA